In Cryptomeria japonica chromosome 1, Sugi_1.0, whole genome shotgun sequence, the sequence TCTCTCCTCTATTATCCTGTCAATATAATAAgccaaaaaatgatttaaaaaggcCTAGAATAGATATAGTAAACaatctcttatctctctctctcaaacaaatagaaaataataaagagaaacaaaccaaaacaTAAGTCTATAAATTAGAGTACACACAATATCAGTTCATTACATCCTATttataagaaaatacaaaataaaatctatGGATACTTTAGTaaggagttatctcaatcatttatGATGGATAGGTGAAAAAGAGCAACATGGACGGTGAAGGCGGAGCTAGAAGTGGTTGCACATGAAAAAGATGGTTTGTGTTGACAATCTCTACTGAttgtataattattttatattataacacttcccccctctccctctccctcttatctctctctatctatttattgagctttccctctccctctctagatatctctttctatctctccttttattcttttgtttgtttgtctctctctctctatctctatatagcTATATCTTTGCCTCTATTTCTTTATCCCTCTCTATCTTTTTATTCGTTTTTACCtttctctcctccctctatctatctctacCTGTCCCACTCTCTATCTCCCcattctctctatctatctatttccaccactctctccctctctccctctctctcttcgctTTGTATCAATATATCTCCATCTCTTCccctcctctttctctctttctaatatGTCTTCCTCTCTCTATATTCttaaaatatttatgaaaatagaatttatttaaatattcaataaaaaaataatattcttttatattcaattaaataataaGTTATATAATTAGTTTAGTTtactaaaaatatattaattaaaatacaaTGAATTATTTAAAAAATGGTTGAATAATGCACACAcaattatatttttctatttttaatcaTTGACCATATTGTAAGATAATTTTATTGTACTATATTATTGACAAATTTGTGGGTTCAATGCCAAAGATTTCAATACTGTGTCAACAACTTAGTGGTCAATGCTTGTGACATTAAAGTTTGTCACCATTTCATACTCGtttttattattttgaatttaattacaatatgttcttgtgtttttctttTAGAATATGGATGGAAATTGCAAAAAGAGTTTTGACTGGAATTTTTCTCATCATACTTTTCCAAGCCCATTTTCTTATTATATTGATCAAGCGTAAAGGAATTTCGAGGCAACAAAGAGATTTCAGGTAGATGAGGATTTCGACTGAccgaaagaaaaatttaaaaaataaagaacaatgaaaaaaacaatttaaaagattgtTATGTTTTAAAGAACACAATTTCGATGATAAAAATTGTTTAcacaattgaattcaaaaattaCATAAGATAACACAATTTCGATCAAATACATTGATATAAAATTACAAATACGAACCGTATAAGCTATTCGTCCTTACTTATATTGAAATAATCCATTTAACGGTAACAGATTAAGAAAGCAAGTGATGTTATAAGAACATCTTGATTTATGGTATAAGCAAACAAAACAGAACGCCGGGAAGAGAAATATATGGTGTTGATCTCAGGGATTAGAAGTCTGTGATTGTGTTTGCGATGTAATGGGTGCTGCACAGCATCTGCAGCACACCCTGGGCTTCACCGCTGGTTCACAGCATACGCATGCTGGGCAGTACACATCCTCTCCCTTAACCACTGCATACCATAAACATATCATTAGTCTTTCTGTCATTCACCCATCAAAACGATACAAAACAAAAACTAAACATCTGTTTGttatttttctggattcgattgtgtagaTTTTGATGTTGTCAACATTTCAAATCAAATATTAATATCCATCATCAAGGACAAGAGAACAAGTGAGAGAGACACATCCTTTTATTCTATTCTCTTAGTCCGAAACGTTGGCAATATCAAAATCTATACGATCGAATCCAGAAAAATAACAAATGAATCATTATGAACAATAGAAATTTGATGAATTCAACTAAAGAGCAGAAAATCGGGATTGTAAGGTATGAATGAGTATTTGTAACCTGGGACTGTAGGAGTGCCTATGTATGTATATTTGTAACCTGGGACTGTAGGACTGCGGGCCTGGGAGAGGGAGGCACACACAGAAAGAAGCAGCAGCACTGTAAAAACACTAACAGCACCACATTTGGCCATCCTCAATGAAATGAAATGGctagaaaagaagagagaaatgaAATGGGTTGATGCCCGTTTCGTTGTTGATGAGTTTGGAATTCATGTCATGAGTATATATAGGAGGTGGAGGTACCTTCTGCATTGAAATTCAAAGTTCCGTGTATGTGACGGAGAGTAGCGCTCAAGTTATTGAATTAAGCCGGTTTGATTTTTTAAAGAAATGGACATGTTCAAAGATGCCAAATTAACAGTAACATATAAGAAGAAAAGTATTTGCTGTTAACGGGCAAGGCTTTTTCAACAAGATAAACACTCAATGCCTTGAATGCAAGCATTAGCTGTTTACAGGCAAGATAACTTGAACGATTATTTCGGGTCAAAACAGGTATAAGGAACTTTGACAAGTATCTTCGATCACCTTGGAAGAGGGGCGACAATTTAGGTATTCCAGATGTGATGTTATCAAGAATGAAATGGGTAGATGCGTTCTCATTCGCAAGTCAGAATATAGGCTCTTTCATACGGTATAATAAATGAGGTGCAATATATATCTAGATTTTATCCCTCCCACATGGATGGGTCAGTATTAAATTATACACATTTAGTAATAAATTAAGTTTAGTAAGTTTAGaaatgtattcttagtgtgacaacatacattaaataacatattaagtctagaaaatgttagtcatctctgagtatttaacacttttaagcatATAAAGTCAATCTATTGAAATgtaaaatcaatttgaaaaatcttgattgaaaTTAAATTGTATAACATTTAGTTATTTAATATTCATGGTGTCGATTCTAGTTTTGTGGTTTCtatatcatttttattttaaaaattttcaaCAAGTGGGAGGAACTTCACCAAAGCATTGAGGAAATAAGAGAAAACCGAGTGAATATCAAGTAGACCCTATTACATCCCATTGTGATATTACTATTTATTGTTACTTGTTTTAGTTAAAATGCTTTAACACACGAATatgttttgaatatatttatcttgattaggAACATGATGAGTTATTATACACTCAATATGATATTTAAAGATGAAATATATGatgaatatatatgttttaataacaaCTGACTACTATTGTGATGTGCTAAGTTGGATGCAGAAAATGAACAAGCTTCCAGACGGGAGGAAGAGTATCACTTAGGAGAGGAACTTGGTTCGGTAATCTTATATATGTGTCttattgagctatcacacactcacaacctagttGGTCGAGTTGAGTTAAATTAGTTGGGTAGTGGTAATTTGCCTTCTGTCGAATTGGTGATGATTTGTGATGTTTCGTATGTTTCGATTTGAATATCCTTGTTTGGAATGTTGGATTGAATCTCTATGctttcattcatatatatatatatatatatatatatatatatatatatatatatatatatatatatatatatatatatatatatatatatatatatatatatctgtgtgtgtgtgtgtgtgtaatagtatatacatatataataatataaacacacacacacacacacacacacacacacacacacacacacagatatatatatatatatatatatatatatatacacttacatacatatatatacatatacatacacacacacacacaaacatacatacatacatgtatgtatgtgtatgtgtgtgtgtgtgtgtgtacacttactcacacagacacacacatcgattaatatctatatctatttggaatatatatatatatatatatatatatatatatttccatgtACACCTTTTGATTTGGTCAACACCCCATTATTATGCCTCGACCTCTACATAGGAGGGGGGAGAATGGGAGGGGACACCCACCATGGAAGGTGGCACACCCTATTCCAAAGGAGGGTGGTACGACCCCCACCTTCTCCTTTCTTCATGCCATTGCAAGCGTTAAGTTTGTGAAGTGCTATACATCGAACCCCCACCCCCTCCACCCTGTTGCCCTCTCTACTTTTTAAGGTAAGATGCTTAATGGGAATCAATACTTTTGACCAAGCATCAACCCATTTAGTAATGCAAATAAGGATGAGTAGACTTGGTCGATTATTATGTGGTGATTAGAGATAGAAGTCAAAGTTGTTTAGGCAATGTTAAAGATAATCATTTTTTACTATGTATAATATTAAGGATGATTCATAGTAGTATTTCGTAGGACTATTTATGTGTCAACTTTGTAATTAGAAGAGAAGCCACATAGTGTATGGTGGCAATTCATAGAACTTAATTATACCATTAAGTCTCTCAAACTTATGTATAAATAGAGGATCTCCCTTGGAGCAAAGATCATCTCATCTCATCACATCTCAACTTTTCGTCTTCATaatctcttttcctttttcttattgttcttttcttttgttctCCTTCATTGAGAGAAGAGAATAGTTCAAGGATTTAGTGGGAGTAGGCTAGTTTCTATTATTGAAGGCTTGAAAATTTCTATGTTAGTGGATAAGTTGTGAAGCTAGCATAATTGGAGGAAAGGAATCAGTATTGCGTAGTAGCTATATTACAGGCATGAGGATTCTTCCTTCTTTTATAATGAGATATATTATATGATATTGCATAAACTTTAATTAAGCAATATTTGAAATTATGTTGCTAGTAGTATATGAATTCTTTTGTGATATCTAAGTTATAACTGTGCTATGATATTCTTCTTAGCAGATAGGAATGATTGAGTAGGTTAATCTTGGGGTTAGGTTAATCCATGAATGGGAATAACCTAGACGGTCATTCTATTGTTAATTCATGGGAATGATATGGGTTTAGAATATATGGCCAGTTTACCAAATAGAGtaatgaagtgggtggacatatGAATCTCACTCAAAGTACTATGTGATGAATTCTTTGGCAAAAGTAGTGTAGGTTTCCATTATCTACATTGTCGGTTCACTATGATCTAGGTTACATACCAAACAAGGAACgtcatacatgtaggttgtagccaatgtatggtagctctagttatgtaggacacaacactatgctcataAGGATATTATTTTGAGGTCACCAAACCAAAATCTTTGTTGAAGGGTCAGGTTGCTTCTATTAGAAGAGGCTTGGGGACTGTAAAGTCTTGGTTGGGTAGAAAAGCGCTTGTGTGATGCTCTTCCTCATACAGTTGGTGGCCAatatttgaggatgtatgccaacAAGGACATTTGGACCATTTGTATTACTTATATTTCATTAAGCTCATAGAAGCTTTGTAtgtattcaaatattcctaaagaaaatggaaatttgaaaaggaaaaatgTAAATTTACTTTCATATGTCTATGAAAATGAAATTGTATAGGATTTATGATGAAATAGAAAGGTTGGAACATTTGCGAATTATTTCAAATATGTACATTGTTTATGAAATGGAAATTGGAAatttttaattacttttatttTGGCAATGCATTTCTTTCACTTGTGGGTTAAAACTTTGTAAATCAAAAGGGTAGAACAATAGCTATGTtacacatggtatcaaagctaccaAGTTCAACTCTAAAACCTATGTGCTCACTAAAATTTCCCTCCaacattaaaaataatttttgtGCCAGAATGATGTGTCTTAAGACAACTGCTAGGAAGCCAGTAATTGGAAATGAGCGCTACCTCAAGGTCAAGAAGGTAAAATAAGTCATTGTCAAAACCATAGAGGGAACCAATCATGATAATGCAATTTGGGTGAGTGACACTGAGACTTTTAGTCATGCCTTACCTTGTGTTTGTcaagagaagaagaggatgaaagaagcAATTAACTTTGTACCTCCTACCTCCCCTGCCGAGTCAAAATCCTTACCACTTTCTAGAGAAATGCCTATGAAATGGAGTATTGGTCTTGACATGATATGTAGGGATCCTTGTATACCCACATTGTTAGAAATAATTATAATTTTCACTAGTAATGAATCAATGGGATATGTTCCCCATAGTTATATATGTGGATAGGCATATCTTGCAATAATCACACCAACTATGTTGTCTTTCTTGAAGCCTACTTCCTCCAAGGTGTGATCTTTGAGAGCTTGTTCCAACTTTGATATCTCACATCACTAACAATAATCAAAGTAACAGGTACTACCATTCTTCCACTCTGTTTAGGAAATCTTTCATTTATTGAGGCTTTAAATTTACCTAATAATGGTATGATTCCCTCTTCCATTTTTTTTCTCACCCACCTTACATATATTGATCTTGGTTTCAATCAATTCCATGGAAGCATACCTTCTTTCTTGTTCAATCTTTCTTCTATCATTCACTTCGACCTTATTTTCAACCAGCTTAGTGGTGGAATACTAACTTCTCTGGGTAATATTTCTTCTCTTGTTTATCTAAACCTTCAACAAAACCAATTTAATGGGAACATACCAGCTTCTCTTGGAAGTTTCCCTTTTTTGAGGGATGTTGGAGACAATACGCCGAGCGGTAAGATCCCAAATACCTTTGGCATTCCAACTTTATTCTAGGAGTTGGATATTACTCATCTTAATGGTGTAATTCCTTCCAAAACCTTGTCCCATACTTTTTTCATGATAAGAGTGATAGTAAACCTAAATTCACTATCATTCAACTATTTCTAATGAGGATAATAATTATACTGAGACTAAAAaccaaaatttatcaaaaatatatTGATAGACATGAAACTAGGAGTGATGATTAGTAATCATGTCTAACTAAAAACTACCAACAACTTAGGCTAATCCATTTTGCACCTATAGTAGgcttgtaatcattgaaattagtgCTAATTAGATTAACATGGAAATCACAGAAGCCCTATCTAATTAACAAATTCCTACATAACATCAATGAAA encodes:
- the LOC131071267 gene encoding uncharacterized protein LOC131071267, whose product is MAKCGAVSVFTVLLLLSVCASLSQARSPTVPGYKYTYIGTPTVPVVKGEDVYCPACVCCEPAVKPRVCCRCCAAPITSQTQSQTSNP